Genomic window (Accipiter gentilis chromosome 7, bAccGen1.1, whole genome shotgun sequence):
GTACTAGCAGCAATAAATTTATTCCTTTTGTTCAGGACAGTGTGCGCTCCCCTTGCTCAGTGGAAGGCGTTACTGTGTGGTACCTCTTTACTCACCATAGTAGTAGCGCTGATAATCTGGGTCCCGCCTGCTCCTCCGATCACCAGCATGTCTCCTGTCTTGGAGATGAGAATGGAAGGCGCCATTGCTGAAGGAGGCTTCTCTCCTAGAGCAGAGGCAGAACGTATTATTCCTCCCATGTGGCTGTTAAGGGGGCTGGAGAGACACACAAGTTTATCTACCTCACCCTTCTTGCATTCCCCATGGCAAACCAAGTTGCTGCTTATTCCTCAAGAAGCTCAAGTCTTCCAGAAAACTAGCTTCCTTGTGCTGGGAACCCATCTCACAAGAAACTGGACCTTTATGGCACAGGCTAAATAGGAAGCATCTCTTGGTGCAGGACAGGGCATCCTACAAACATTCAGGACTTGCTGCAGCTCATTTAACCCAGCAGAGGAACCATTAGCAGCAATCCTGCCATTGCAGTACTGATGTTCTCTCTCACAGCAAACCCGAGGGAGATTACATCAGGGATAGCTTATTTCACAGAGCAACAATACTGCCTCAACACTGCTGTGTTAGAGAACTAATTGTAAGCCTATAGCATTACTGATTGTGCGGCAATTATATACTTTTTCATAGATGAGCCTAAAAAGTCAGCaagcttcttccctcccctccccatcaaTTAATGATCAGCTtcagctgttgggtttttttaatctctgattTCCCTGGTCAGAAGACAAAACTCCCATGTTTCCATGTAAGGGCATATGTGAGTAGACAGACACACTAGAGGGCTTTGTCCTCTGTTAGTTAAAACAAATTTGCTCTCATCCAGACCTAGGAAAGGGTCTGCAGTTTACAGACAGTCCCTGCCCACTGGTACACAGCCTGCATATCCATCTCCTGGCCCTGTGTTTTATTTTGAGGGTGAGAATGCTCACCTGGTTTAATGCTTCTGTTTGCCATGCAGAAATCAGCGAGTTCGTTATTTAAAATGATCCCAGTTTGGTTAGAATACACAAAGGAGCCAAACCTGCAGGGGGGAAAGAAGTAGCTTGTCAGTGCCCGGTGCATTCCTGTTGTGGATAACATTAACTGAACGTGGCACCCTCTGGGTTGtctctgtctcctcccggcctgcaaCTGGCCCAGCTCGGGTGTCCAAAAGGTTTTTGTGCTGCTGTCCTGGAGCCAGAGATAAGCTCCCTGTTACTAGTGCACGTGGGGATTTGCGCAAACCACAGAAACTCAGCAGAGCTCAGCAAGTTGTTACATCTTCGTGAATTACGACGTTCCTTTGGGCTGATGCTCAAAGACCTTTGCTGTCACATGAAAAAGGCATGCACGAGTAAGGGACTGCCTAAATCAAGTGAAGCCCAAGAGGTTTGCATTTCTGGTAAACAGCCTTTGCGGGTACCCTGTGAACCTGGTACATGGCCTATACGTGACCCGATTACCAACGCCTTGGCTACTCACGGGAAGTTGATGGTGCTGGTGGCGGACACGGCACTGCCGTCTGCGGCGAGCACAGAGATGTGGCTTGTGCCCTTGCTTTTGTAGCTGTGGTTGTAGAAGGACTCCAGAAAGTTGTAATGGTCGAGTGGGTGGTCACCACGGGTATCTATTCGGCGCCTGACGAGCTCAGCAGTCTTGTCAGACAGCATGTTCCCCACGGTCACCTGCAATCACAGCAAGGACACTGAGCTCGTGCCACCAAAGCACAGGCACGTCTGTCTTAGGGCACAGAGAAGCCTGGGGAATTCAGCCCCAAGAGTCAGAGCTTGGAGACCTGCACTGGCAGCATTCAGCCCCAGCCTGAACCCCAAGGCCACTGTcatcacagaaaatgaaacaagctCAGTACTGTGGCACCGCAGCATTGGCATGAGAACGTGCTCATCCTTTCAAGGGAGCGCCAGCTACAGGCAAACAGAAGCTGCAGACAAAATAAATGGCCTAATCCTGCCTCTGCCTTGGCCAGCTGAGCACCATTCCTCTTGACTAGCACTTctgagtattttcttttcttccatggcTGCAAAGCAGGAGGGTGTCAGAGCGTTGCTTGGTACCGTAGCGTTGCGCTGGCAGGCGGGATAGTCTGGGCAATAGGTAGCCTGCTTGAGGGCTTAGCACGCAGGCTAAAATGAGTTCATGAAAATGCacgttttaaaaaaagaaagcggGAAATTGACTTCCCTGCTCCTTCTGTGCCAAGCAGCAGTGTAGAAGCAGCTGTCCGTGCTGTGGGTGTCTGTGGCTGCCCCCATGCACCATGCCAGCTCACCTGAGCTTTGGAGAAGGCTGGGTCACTCATGTGGGGTTTTAGCATATTGCCAAACTTCAGGGCCTCTGCAATGCGATGGTAGGTTTCTACCTTCTCCTCGGGTGTCGCAAGTGATGCTTCATGGAGTTTATACTCTACGGAGCAGCATGACATAATTTTGTTAATGGACCCAAGGCAATGTTTTTTtcaagaactgtaaaaaaaaaaagttgaaagcaacctcctttccccatcccagTTCTTATCAAGTTTCCCCTATGCTTTAGCAGGATGTGGACACAGAAACAACCAAGTACTAATTTCTGCTGTGACTTCAATTCCTTTTGAAGCCTTGGGAAAATAGTGTATCCTTTGGCCTTTGCAGCAGCTATGGTGATGCTGATCCACTGTAAGAATGAGCCAGTTCATTATCCTGCTGCATAGTACGGTCACACTGCTGCTTTGGGGCCCATTCGGGCTCACCGACTCGATTTCTGCCCGTTACTTTTCTAATGCTCTAGAGCAACACTCTTTGCAAACCTCCTGCTGCCCCTTTTCCTTTAGAAATTTACCTTCCAATATCTTGAGGATGAACATGAGCACAGCACCTCCCATGGGCGGTCCAGGAGAAAACACTGTGGTGTGATTGTTCAGGGTAATGTTCAGAGCTGAGGACACCTCTGCTTTGTATGCCTGAAGGTCCTCCAGTGAGATATTGGACCCTTCAAGAGAAAACCAGATGGGTAGCTGGCGTTAGCACATTAACTTCTACAAGGTGCTATGGGCTGGCTACATCAGAGCGTTGGTAAAGCTTGTAGAGAGCCATCCCCGAATACTCCAAATTTCTTCCAACAAGCACAGCAATGTTCTTCATGTGTCCTCATCTACCTCCAAACCCCAGGACATCACAAATCCTAAGGGCGTTGGAAAGGCCAGTGCATAAGCGCTGTGGGTGAATGCTGGAGAAGTACGTGGCTCTCAGCCCTGCTTCTGGGCCTGAGTTATAAGAATTGGGGAAAGGTGGCCCCTTCCCATGCTAGGCACCGCCCCAAGTGGCAAGCAAATGGCATGTGTTGGCTTTCCCCTGGTACCAACTCACTGATAGCCAATTGCTGGGAAAAGGCCTGTCTATTAGCATTAACAGTAGCTGTTACCTACCGGCCTTCCTAATGTCCTCCACCAGGGCTTTTCCTATCTGTCCCCCATAAAATGCTGTAGCTCCATTTTCCGCTACagctttcagtgttttctgcagtGCCGGCCACCTGAAGGTGTCTCCAAGCTTCAAAAAATTTTGACCGTCACATATCAGTGGGCTGTTAAAGAAGAACATCCATCAGTTTACAGCATGTGCTTATTCAGTCCCCAGGGCCAATCTCTTTTTCCTGCCCAAAGCTGATTTGGTTTATGCATGTGGTATACTTTCCAAGCTAGTGCTCAATGGCAGTCACATGGAGAAAAGTTCTTCTCAGCCGATTGCTACCCACAGCACCAGGGACTCTTTCCCCAGACAAAGTTTCCTCCATGGGACCTAACGTTTTGACCCTGGCTTGGGTCAGTGGGGCTTCTCCAAACGAGTGTCTGCTGTAGGGCCCTGCTGTCAGGGGACGATTTCCACACAGATGGAGGCAGGCCACATACAGGCAGCTCCTCCTCATGAGCAGATGTGCTTAGCAAACAGTTTTGCTGTGCCAAGCCAttctaaattacaaaaaaaaaaaagttgttgacagaaaaaagttttttaaaaaaacttctgttATTCCCTTCCTCTCTAGAGCAAGTATTTACTgagcagaagctgcagcagcagcagcctgcgcTCCATGCCAGCGTGTCAGAGGAAGGGTCTGAAGACGAGGGAACAGTGGTCCTCACACTGCAGTTTAATTCATGGGTCTTACCACAGCCTTTTTCCTATTCTGGAGAACTGTGGGTGACGGAACATTTTGTCCATAACCGGGGAAATTAGAAGTGGCTCTGAAAGTAGCTTGATGGTTGGTTCAAACAGGGCTTTCCATGGTAAGCGGCCATATCGTTTATGGGCTTCTTCATATCCACGAAGTTCTCCCGGTACAGCAATCCAGGGGGAACCTGAAAAGCAGAACAGCACTGTCACACCCAGTAAGTCATTGGCCTGTTTCACCTCTCTGAAAGCACTCCAATGGAAGTGTGGATTTGTACAGGCAGGACTAAGGCTTCTAAAAgcaggtggcttttttttttaatttcctttttctattcATATGTTTCTTCCACTGCCTAATAGAAGGGGCACAGAGAAGCTGGAGCCAGACTCAGAGGTACAAGGTGAAAGCACGAGAGGCAAGAGGCACatgttgcagcaagggagatggGAGCTGGAGATAAGAGAAAAAGCAGCCGTGCAGGGGGAGCctggtcaaacactagaacaaGGGAAGCTGTGACACGCTCCATCCTTGGAGAAGTTAAAAAATGTGACAGGACAAGGCCCCGAGCAGCCTGAGCTAACTCTGGCAtcactctgctttgagcaggagttgGAGCAGAGACCTccaaatgtcccttccaaccagaGTTGTTCCTGATTCCTTTTCAGGCTCTTCTTCCAAGGATAAGAACATCTCTTCCAGGAACTAGGACACATCCCAAAAGAAAACGTGCTATGGAAGGGGAATGAATACAGCACAAAATGTGGAGAGATCCGAGATGTGCTGCTAAAGCGAGAGTGCCTGCTGCCAAATGGGAAACAGCAAATGGACGTGGAGCCTCCTCGGATGGGGCCGAGGTAGCTCAGCTAAGGTGGAGCCCAGAAACTCAACTCCTGATGCTGTCAGGACACTCCCCCAATGTAAGGAGATGGGCAAGTCCACTAGattgatttcttttgtttccagaaagtcTGAGCAGCTATTGacattatttttctctgtaagaACTGCTGGGAAATGAGCGCTTTGGGAGATCTGGTCTTGAAATGCAGACTTCCTGTGAAGAGAAATTACGCTGTGATTTCTCCTCATGttctgctccccaccccctcACTGGTCAGGTTGCCAATGGTACTACGAATTGTTACTAGGAATTTTTATGGGCCtagtattttttcttacttttgcaaAAGTCAATTCAGGAAGAGCGCGATCAGTTAAATAGAACTTCGGATAAAGTCAGCAGCAAGGTCCTCGGTTCCCCCACCCTGAGCTTTGTGCACTACACACCAGGAGGGCACACAGCTCTCACGGCCCAGTCTGCATCCTTACCAATGGGGATACCAGCACAGTGAGACAATAAATTCCGCGGAAACTCTCGTGGGACTGTCTCGCGGGCGTTGATCACCTCGACTGTCCCTagaaaggagaaaggggaaacGCTTAACGTTGTCTTCCTGAAGCAGGTGAACGTGACGTTTCAGCCAGCTGTGAGCACCGCACAGCCTGCTAGCCCAGAGCCCGCGACGCCGTGCTGAATTGCCCTGAAGCCTTTTGCCAAAAGTGTCAAGCACACCTGCAGGGTCAGGCTGCAGTCGGCACACGCTGTCCTTGGCTCCCACGCTTTTATTTAGAGCGAACAAAGCAATGCCTACCTAGAGGCAGTGAAGGTACAGGCACAAGGCCAGGGCTTGTCTCCAGCCAGTTAAGGCCCCCCCGTGGGCTTTTGGGCTGGGAACATGGGCTGGGATGTGCTTTTTCACATCTGAGTTGCAGGTTCCTGCACTTTCTCTACAGGTGGGACATCAGACCCATAACATGAGCCTCATGCTCCTTGGTGGGCCATTTTCAAGTGATGGCGAGGTACGTCCATCATGTTTACAAGCAGAATGGTCTATGTATCAGgaaacttgaaaggaaaaaaaaaacaacaaaacccccacttGTATACACTTGTTTTTCAGGTCTAGCCTATTACTTTGACTCCTTCTCTGACTTGTATTTATCTTCTATCAAAGTCTGCAGAGCCAGCTGTCCTGCAGGAGCCCACGGTGCTACCTAGTGTACCAAGCACGTGAGCCATGCATGGCCATGTGCGGCTCTGTGCAGCAGGATAATTCAGGTGGCACAAGAGGACTGTTAATAGGAGACAATGTTACATGGCTctgccaaaagggaaaaaagaaaaatataggtgTTTTGCCAAATTATGCTATTGCATAAGATACACCCAAGCATTTCCAGACCCGTGACTCTGTGAGACTACTTGGCAGGGGTTTTAAGACTACAATATTTTTACTGTGTTCATTGTTGATTTTACTATTTGGATCTGTAAACTCTGGGGGCTTTTGGGAGccaagacagttaaaaaaaaaaaaaaaaaaaaaaaaaaaaaacaatacgaaaacataaaagcaagaaCACAACACTAGGGGTTCAGCCAAACCCAGAAAGGCTTCCCAGCGGGTCCTGAACATTGCTAGATTTAGATTTCTGAAGTGAAGATGCATCTCCTGGGACAGGAACTCTCACCACCGCTTTAGGGAGTCCTACCCACGCCAGCAAGGGCAGCGTGAGATGCAGCCCCCCGTGTCGGCGGGCACTGCCTGAGCTGCTGGTGCAGGATAAGCCCCTGAAGTCCCAGCCAGCAACAGCCCCATATCGCTGTGCTCGTTGCCAGCACACGTGCCTCACTCCACTCCCGCCTGCCTCCCTCTCACACCTTGCTGCGCTGTCAACTATGTGACTTCTTTGAAGTATAATTTGGGATTGGTTTGAGGGGGAAGGAAAGGTAAAAAAGTCAGCTCATTTGAAATCCAAAGCTCCTTCCCCTGCCACACACATTCTTGCTGTGAAAAGGTGTGCTTCCTGTAATGGATGTGTTGGGTTAAGAGCAAAAGCATGGTTTGTGATCAAAGGATGAAGCTTTTATGTTCCAAAAAAATTGCTCTGAGAGAACATGAAGGATTCTGACTTCTCCACAGcagctgggtgtctgcagggaggTGGGGAACCTTGGAGAGGCCAGGGCTGGCCCATACCTGTGCTGGCATTATAGATGGTAAATATGACCCCACCACCCAGGCCTGAACTCTGAGGGTTCATCACCGAGGTGCAGATCAAGCCAGCGATGGCAGCATCCACAGCTGTGCCTCCGCTTTTCAAGATGTCCCTGTggtggaaagggaggaaaaaaagatagtgTTAAAATCCAGGAATCATGGAATGGAAGAGCCACTTGAAAACGTCTCCCTGGGACACTTGCAAGGCAGCCCTAACTTGATGAGAGCAATTAGCAGTTAGAGAAAGCTATTGGCAGCAGTGTAAGGTGTGACAGTAGAATAAGGTGCCTTCCTTTGtggaagtgagaaagaaaaattagtgGGAAAGAAGGGAGAGTCTGCAGGAGGAAAGAACAGCCAGGGGCCAGACCTGTGCAAGGTTGGTCTTCCTCTGAGGAAAGAGTGATGGGAACAGAGAGAACCGCAGCTGCTCACAAAAGCTGTTGACAAAAAGGGACAGCAAGGAGCTCCCAGACGTGGAGGAGGATGCTCTCGGCAGAGGAGAGAGCTTTCCACGTGCTGTGAAGCAAACAACTGATTTCTAGCTCCCCACCTACTGTTCCCAATAAAAAGGCATATGCTGGTCAACAGGACAGGGGCACTAAAGCAGGGTCCGTGTGAAGCAAACTCCTGAGACTTAACATGTCAATTAGCACAAAATTCAGGCCTTACTTCATTGCTCCTATAGTGTGCCTTCCTGGGCTTATGTGATATTAGCACAAAAATCCTAGCCCGTCCTTATAGCCCCGAAGGCAAAACAAACAATcagaaaaccaaacaggaaaaaaacccaataatcgACTGTTTCTACCTAGGCACAGCCACACCAAAGGATACACAAGCGTTAAGGCAGCCTCATGCCATTGATAGCAATGAGTTTCTGCTAGAGAAACATGTCTCAACAAATGCACAGCTGTAAAACAACCCGTTTTTGTTGCAGTGGAAATGCCGTGGGGTGGGGTTTCCTTGCGCAGGCTGCCGGTAGCCAGCACCGGTATTTGCTAGGAAGGTTTCTCTGTTTGGCTTGAGATACTGCTTAGATAAGGCAAAACCAGAAGGGAAAGTCGAATAGTTCATTAATTGGAGTGCAACTGCTCCCAGAGGCTGCGACAGGAACACAGAGCGCGTATAGAGACCACTGTTTATTTTATGTCCATTGATGCGGCTGGgacctgctggggctgggaacaGGATGCTGCCAGCAGACACACTGATTGTggctttcctttgtttctgtaaGTGCCTTTGGAACTACTGCCTGTAAGGAAATGGCATGTGGACAAGTGGGGAGAAAAGAAATGGTAGGGAACCACCGGGCTTTCTGTTTGGGGTCTGCAGGACTTTTTAGCCTCCTAGCAGCAAGTGCTCCCTGGCTGTAGATCTGAAAATGGGGACTGAGGCTCAGGCTCCCCCATTCATCGCCTTGCAGCAGGGGTAAGACTCTCACCACGAATGTCcctgagtgttttttttttttctgaaactgaagctTTTTAATTCCTAACAATAGAAGGGAATGACACGAGGGCTTCATGAGAAGCTGAGTTACCCCTGCACAAGGCCCAGACAGAATGTTAGAAAGTTGGGGAAACAGGGGAGAAGGACCACTACACTGGCCCGAGACAGCGCACCCCAGAGCCCCTGGATTATGGGCTATGAGGCAGCACACATACAAAGCCTGGTGCCAGGGAAAACCATGGTTCTGAGATaatttgcagtgaaaaaaactttaaaaaagaaactttgagACTGTATGGTATTAATTTCAATGCAATGCATTAAGGCCTTAACATGGAACATCAGGCACATTTTCCGAAAGCCTGAAAAGCACCAGATTCTCACCCAAGTTCCCAGCCATATTCACAGTTGTGTAAGTAAGTGGTTGCACATTTtgcactgcctcttgtcctgggACACTCCTGCCACTCTTCTTCTGAAGCCAGTGCCATCCACCCTCACCATGTCCCCAGAAACACTTGTGCCTGGAGGAGCACTCCCTGATGAAGATCCTCATCCCTCCTTGTCTCATCTGGTGATGGTCGTCTGCCTGCTCCAAAAGATGAgctgttccccaccccccccccccccgccactgatCTGCACCATGCCAGCATGCTCTGCACTGGAACTGCATTAACTTAGCATGCTCTAAAGGGTGAGCACAGTTAAtcaatttattaatttaatatttgtACGCCTAGATGGCCGGTTTCTGGATGATGCTAAGATTTTTTGGTGTTCCCAAGTATTTGTTTATAGAAGCGACATTGTGGGCTAAATACCCTTTAACTACCACAAAAGTAGTGCAATATGCACAAAGCATAGAAACCTGAGAGCTTCTTAACATGACCTTAGCCACGCTCCCTCCCTCCAACATTCCCAGTTAGACATAGAGCCAGGATAACACAAGCCTCGTAAACTCCAGTTTGTAGCTGTACCCTTGGCACCCACTGAGATCAGGGAGCACAAACGAGGTCTCAGTCTCAGCAGAAAAGGTGTAGCTAACTGTTAAAGAGTGCAGAAAACTTCTCCAGGGAGCTGGGACCTGGACTGTTACTGCCTTTGGCAAAAGGGACACAGATTTCCTGAGAGCATCGAGGGACAAGTGGGAGGAGGACATTCACCGGCCAGCGGAGAGGACCTCAGCAGCGCTGCCAGGATGGACACATCCTGCCTGGCATGGCCAAGGCAAATCAAGTGCTTATTTATGAGCAGTGATTACTCCAGCCTGCTAGTCCACCCAATAACTTACAGATGGGTCATGCCCAAGACTGACATTGTGTGACATTGTGTGTGCCTCAGGAAGGCAGGAAAGCCAGAGATAGTCTTTATTGTGCCTAGCACAGTGGTGCCCCGATTCTTGGCTGTGAGTCCTTGGTGTTAACACAATATAGAGCAAAAATGACACCAGCAGCCAACACAGGGACACCttttcacagaaaagcaaagcacgTTTTGCTTTGTCCTTGGTCACTAGCCCTCATTAACCACATTTTGCAATATAAACAAGAcgacaagaaaagcagaatttccaaATAATCCAAAAGTGCTCTCCATTCCTGTCTACTGTGTCTATATCAGTGGCAACTGTCACTGTCGCCTCTGGTGGCAAATACCGCATCTAACAACACATAGTCTAAACTGTTTCTTGCTCAAGGGAAGGAGGGCTTTCCAGTCACCTGCTGCCTTTCGGTGAGCACCACGGGATGGAGAGCTAAGGCTTCCCATCCACTAGCACAGTGTGCAGCAGCTGAGACCATCTTACTATGGGATGGGCTGTGTGATGCTGGGCATGGTCCTTTGCCTGCTGCTTCCTTGGGGGACAGGGGTTAGGGGGACAGGGAGCTGAGATTTCTCTCCCAAACTAGGCGTTATCTTGGCTTTTCCCAGCCTGGCAGGAAGCACTCGCAGCCCCAAGTCTCACAAACACATCTTGGAGGGCTCACACACCACACTGATGTTGGTTCCCTGGCTCTGTGGGGGTGCATGTGCCTGTCAAGTTTTTCACTTGCACCCCAGCACACGGGGTGTCCCATAACACAGGACAGGCACAGTGGTAGCTGAGGAAAAGCAAGccttaaaaatcaggcttttagCTCAAGCTCAGAAACAACTGAACCCAGCAAGGGTAAAACCAAATCCTCATCAGGGCTATTAACAAGATTTCTTTTgagctgctttgctgtttttaCCCAGGAGGTCTGATATGTGTCCCCCATCATCAGTGCAGGGTCCAGGGCCCACAGCCATTCTACGCTATCTGCAGACTGCCTCCCCCAGTCCCGACAGCTTTCATTCCAGTCTCTCTGGAGAtggaaacataacaaaaaaacccactctctGAGCTGGCTCTTGCTATACCACACTTGGCTCCCCATGCCTGGCTCACCCACTTtcagccagagccctgccactTCCTTGGAAATGATGCCTGGGGAATTTAGCGCCAGTATGGCTTTTTTACTTAGCTATGCTGGCAGAGTACACCCTGTCCCATTAGGGTGCTCCCTTTATATGGATCACTGCTACAACTGGCTTAATTATAATGCGAAACCCTTTAGAGACACATGAGCTCTCAATCAAATTGTGGTATCTTACCAGATCTCTCTCTCGAGATACCTTAGTGCTACAGCTGACCAGATCTGATAACAACATGTTTTGTCCTATATCCTTCCTGCCACTCAGTTTTAGCTTTAGGGTTTGGCCATTAGTGGAGTTTCCTTCAAGTCAGGAGCAGGAGAGGATGTTAACAACCAAGTCCCACTctagcagcagcaaaacagattCACCTTTCCGGGAAGGGTGAATGATGGCACTGAGCTCGCGCAGTTCTCACAGCAAAgatgggctgtgctgggctgcagaCCAAGTCTGCTGGTCTGCCCTGGGCTAGAAGGAGCCTTGAAGCCATTTTAAATACACTGGAAATGCTAAGGTATTAAATTatactgacctttttttttttttcctgctaaagtAAGCTGGGGCCTGGGAGACCACCCGTTATATAGCAGCTGCCTGCTTAAGATTTATGAAGAGCAAAAGGAACAGCTGTTTCTGTAAAAAAGGGCCAGTTGCCAAatttaaaactgttaaaatacaagaggaagggaaagcagaTCCTTTGGGATGTAAACATTGATCAGAAACGCTGCTGGGGCATCACTGAAAAGGATTTTTGCAGCAGTTTCTCTGCCTAGAACTGAGCTTCCCAGGATTGCAGACAATTTCTGACTGTTAAATTCTCACCATTCTCACTCTCCCCACCACCCTATCCCCCGGGCGggtgtttgttttagaaaaagccGGTTCCCAGGGTTTATGCTAAGCTATGCTGGAGAAGTGGGATCAGAGATGGCTGCTGGGCCAGGTCAGGTCGGCTCGCCTTCCTGCAGCAAAACCCATCGCTGGGAATGAGCACTTTTCCTAAATCTCTCCCTGGCCTTATGCTGGCTCTTGCTTCTGCCATTTGGGAAACAAGCGGCTGCAGAGCAGTGGATGGCAGAGCTCAGACAGCACGTTGGTAGGGAATATAAAGCTTTTTGCATGGTTGATGGAAAAAGCCTCTTCCATTGCCAGGAGGGAAGAAGTGGCTCAGAGTTGGAGGTGAGGGTGGGTTTGGGTACCGCTCACTGCCAGAGCCGTCACCTCCTTCTGTCTTCTCATGGCTTCTTGACATGAGGACAAATTACTGAGGTGGACTTTGATATCAAATCCACATCCTTGGGTTAAAAACTGCTCTGACATGCCTTTTAGCCTCTGATCCCTCTTCAATAAACTGTTTCACTTCATTAAAGGACAAGTTTTCTTCCAGCACAGGGTCCCCGTCTGGACCAGACAGTTGCACAACATTGCTCCCAGTCCCCAACTCCCAGCAGTAAAACCACTTGCAGCAAAAGACCCAACCTTGTTCAGCACTGATGGCTAAGAGCAAGTCTAGCGCAGGACCTGCCAACAAGGATGATGACACGCTGGAGGCTTGCTGAGATTGCTCACTTTCTGCAGGGAGCCAAAGAGTTGCATAAAGATTTCAGAAAGTCCAACCTTGCACAGCCCCAGAATATACAAACACCATCTCCAGAGCTGGAAAACCCAAGCCTGAAGATGACAGCTgagcacagctgaagaaaaagagcagcaaaCAGGGGCTGCGAGTCTGTCCCCCATCTCCTGCTCGTACTAACGTATTAGAGGCACGCGGTTCCTTCACCAACCCTTCTAACACAAGGGCCTTGAGGTGTTTTCCCCCCAACCCACCATGCCACTTGTTAAAAGACAAGACTGGTCTTCAGGCAAGAGGTTCAGTTCGGTTATTCTCAATAAGTTCAAGTGAAAGTTCTATTAGGAGCCCACAAAGACTCTGTCTTAAACAGCAGCATCTTAAACTAACACAGCATCATGTAATGCCACAGGAATTTCATTACTACTAATGACAACTCACAGAGCATGTGGTTtgagtttctttcctttttaaaaggaaacaagatttttttaattaacgaATAAAATTTATAAGTAGGTCAGAGATTAGGTGCCGCTTTTAGCTTCCAAGACTTTAGGCGCCAGAGCAGTGCGATTGATTTCATTCCCATCCCGCGCTGGAGGTTCTCCGAGCATCCCCCACATGGGTTCCTGGGAGCTCGGGGGGGGATTTGTAGGATGAAAGGGGTGGCTGCGGCGGGGCAGCCCAGGGTCCCAACAGAGAGAGGGTCT
Coding sequences:
- the GGT5 gene encoding glutathione hydrolase 5 proenzyme; the encoded protein is MSTGKICCLVLLTLGVLAVVVALVVILTQPKCGPQRYLHGAVAADTETCSVIGRDILKSGGTAVDAAIAGLICTSVMNPQSSGLGGGVIFTIYNASTGTVEVINARETVPREFPRNLLSHCAGIPIGSPWIAVPGELRGYEEAHKRYGRLPWKALFEPTIKLLSEPLLISPVMDKMFRHPQFSRIGKRLCPLICDGQNFLKLGDTFRWPALQKTLKAVAENGATAFYGGQIGKALVEDIRKAGSNISLEDLQAYKAEVSSALNITLNNHTTVFSPGPPMGGAVLMFILKILEEYKLHEASLATPEEKVETYHRIAEALKFGNMLKPHMSDPAFSKAQVTVGNMLSDKTAELVRRRIDTRGDHPLDHYNFLESFYNHSYKSKGTSHISVLAADGSAVSATSTINFPFGSFVYSNQTGIILNNELADFCMANRSIKPGEKPPSAMAPSILISKTGDMLVIGGAGGTQIISATTMAIINKLWFGYDLEHAISAPIMHTEGASILFEKHFSEEVRSGLLRRGHKEKLNELAMNVVQGISKEGKCISAYSDKRKLGKSAGY